From Edaphobacter lichenicola, the proteins below share one genomic window:
- a CDS encoding c-type cytochrome, translating to MIRAFSLLILLGVVVGCKSIAPPTPLADLNAQQMHGHAVYEAHCAQCHYDRKDAALHGPALIGVFKKPYLPSGAPANDERMTATIVHGRNLMPAQGSTLDPQDLDDLLAYLHTL from the coding sequence ATGATTCGGGCTTTTTCTTTGTTGATTTTGTTGGGAGTGGTTGTGGGATGCAAGTCGATAGCGCCACCTACTCCGCTGGCGGATTTGAATGCGCAGCAGATGCATGGACACGCGGTGTACGAGGCGCATTGTGCGCAGTGCCACTATGACCGCAAGGATGCGGCGCTGCACGGGCCGGCGCTGATTGGCGTCTTCAAGAAACCTTATCTGCCGAGTGGTGCGCCGGCGAATGATGAGCGCATGACCGCGACGATTGTGCATGGGCGCAACCTGATGCCGGCACAGGGGAGTACGCTGGATCCGCAGGATCTCGACGACCTGCTGGCGTATCTGCATACTCTATGA
- a CDS encoding molybdopterin-containing oxidoreductase family protein → MAANLIETAAQLGARKVVHAVCSHDCPDSCGVLVTVDELTDKAVKVQGDPSHPVTRGFLCGKVAKYLDRVYSPDRLLYPMRRKKGAANGPLGYGSVKGREPEAFERISWDEALDEIAAKLTKIAAEFGPESVLPYSYAGTIGQLGYGSMDRRFFHRLGASQLARTICAEAGGTALKNVYGVKLGTVPQDFAHAGLVIAWGANIHGNNVHLWPFIEEARRKGARLVVIDPYRTRTAALADEHLAINPGTDTALALGLMHVILSMGLEDREYVAACTNGFEELRAHALKPKHSPESVAKATGIDAGTIVRLARAYAAAGRNGSSGPAVIRLNYGIQRSENGGTAARAVCMLPLLTGAWKHKGGGLLLSTSGSFPFNDKALQMPELMLASPLGRPARVVNMSQLGQALTTLGNDPADGPGVKALFVYNSNPAAVAPNQNDVLRGMKRDDLFTVVHEQFFTDTADYADVLLPAPTFLEVKDVQGAYGHLFAQVSNRAIAPLGEARSNVAMFGELARRMGFDEPCFNDREDELIDQALKSENPWFAGITRERLEREGHVPLQMPVDANGDVLPFSTPEWFKTSSGRGELLPVPVFTAPTESRANAAKGAYPLEFLPRKADNYMNSTFANIPLHQRMEARTAGILEMHATDAAAREIATGDAVEVFNGRGSITLRALVNAQVAAGVVAARLDWNKLSANGANVNALTSETLTDIGGGATFYSTLVEVRKGQADIR, encoded by the coding sequence ATGGCTGCAAATCTCATCGAAACGGCTGCGCAACTGGGTGCGAGGAAGGTCGTTCATGCGGTGTGTTCGCATGACTGCCCGGACTCGTGCGGCGTGCTGGTGACGGTCGATGAGCTGACCGACAAAGCGGTGAAGGTGCAGGGTGATCCTTCGCATCCTGTAACGCGCGGGTTTTTATGCGGCAAGGTGGCAAAGTATCTTGACCGTGTCTATTCACCCGATCGATTGTTGTATCCGATGCGCCGGAAGAAGGGTGCCGCGAATGGGCCGTTGGGCTATGGATCCGTCAAGGGGCGCGAGCCGGAGGCGTTTGAGCGGATCTCGTGGGATGAAGCGCTGGACGAGATTGCGGCGAAGCTGACGAAGATCGCGGCGGAGTTCGGCCCAGAGAGTGTGCTGCCTTACAGCTATGCCGGGACGATTGGGCAGCTTGGCTATGGGTCGATGGACCGCAGGTTCTTTCATCGGCTGGGAGCCTCGCAGCTGGCGCGGACGATCTGCGCGGAGGCGGGCGGGACGGCGTTGAAGAATGTCTATGGCGTGAAGCTGGGGACGGTGCCGCAGGACTTTGCACATGCCGGTTTGGTGATTGCCTGGGGCGCGAACATCCACGGAAACAATGTGCACCTGTGGCCGTTTATTGAAGAGGCGCGGCGCAAGGGTGCGCGGCTGGTGGTGATCGATCCGTACAGGACGCGGACGGCTGCGCTGGCCGACGAGCATCTGGCCATCAATCCAGGCACAGATACTGCGCTGGCGCTGGGGCTGATGCACGTGATCCTGAGCATGGGGCTGGAGGATCGCGAGTATGTGGCTGCGTGCACGAACGGATTTGAAGAGCTGCGAGCGCATGCGCTGAAGCCGAAGCACTCGCCCGAGAGTGTGGCGAAGGCTACTGGAATTGATGCGGGCACGATTGTGCGGCTGGCGCGGGCGTATGCTGCGGCGGGGCGTAACGGCTCGTCAGGGCCTGCTGTGATTCGGTTGAACTACGGGATTCAGCGGAGTGAGAACGGCGGCACGGCGGCGCGGGCGGTCTGCATGCTGCCGTTGTTGACAGGTGCGTGGAAGCACAAGGGCGGCGGGTTGCTGCTCTCTACGTCGGGTTCGTTTCCGTTCAATGACAAGGCGTTGCAGATGCCGGAGTTGATGTTAGCCAGTCCGTTGGGACGACCGGCGCGCGTGGTGAATATGAGTCAGCTGGGCCAGGCGCTGACTACGTTGGGCAACGACCCAGCGGATGGTCCAGGCGTGAAGGCGCTGTTTGTGTATAACTCGAACCCGGCGGCGGTGGCTCCAAACCAGAACGATGTACTGCGCGGAATGAAGCGCGACGATCTGTTTACGGTGGTTCACGAGCAGTTCTTCACCGATACGGCGGACTATGCCGATGTGCTACTGCCTGCGCCGACGTTTCTCGAGGTGAAGGATGTGCAGGGAGCGTATGGGCATCTGTTCGCGCAAGTGAGCAACCGTGCGATTGCGCCTTTGGGTGAGGCGCGGAGCAACGTCGCGATGTTTGGGGAGCTGGCGCGGCGGATGGGTTTTGACGAGCCGTGCTTTAACGATCGCGAGGACGAGTTGATCGATCAGGCGCTGAAGAGTGAGAACCCCTGGTTTGCCGGAATTACGCGCGAGCGGCTGGAGCGCGAGGGGCACGTCCCGCTGCAGATGCCGGTGGACGCAAACGGTGACGTGCTGCCGTTCAGCACACCCGAGTGGTTCAAGACGTCAAGCGGACGCGGCGAGTTGTTGCCGGTGCCGGTGTTTACTGCGCCGACCGAGTCCCGCGCGAATGCTGCAAAGGGCGCGTATCCGCTGGAGTTTCTGCCGCGCAAGGCGGATAACTACATGAACTCGACGTTTGCGAATATTCCTCTGCATCAGCGGATGGAGGCGCGCACGGCTGGCATACTCGAGATGCATGCGACCGATGCAGCGGCGCGAGAGATCGCGACCGGCGATGCGGTGGAGGTCTTCAATGGGCGCGGAAGCATCACGCTGCGGGCGCTGGTGAACGCGCAGGTGGCGGCGGGCGTGGTGGCGGCACGGCTGGATTGGAACAAGCTTTCGGCAAACGGCGCGAATGTAAATGCGCTGACGTCGGAGACCCTGACCGATATCGGCGGCGGCGCTACGTTTTATTCGACTTTGGTTGAGGTACGGAAGGGGCAGGCCGATATCAGGTGA
- a CDS encoding DUF4442 domain-containing protein, whose protein sequence is MSWWLRHIGWWPPLFGTGIKVTRLDKDLRAIDVEMPLRPWNRNYMGVQFGGSLFALTDPFYMIMLATNLGPEFVVWDKAASIRYKKPGLGQVRAEFRLTAERLEEVRALLEAEGRTDVRFLVEVKDDAGGVVAEVERVIYCATKKTHEERKKMRDGGGG, encoded by the coding sequence ATGAGCTGGTGGTTGCGCCATATCGGGTGGTGGCCGCCGTTGTTTGGGACGGGCATCAAGGTGACGCGGCTGGATAAGGATCTGCGCGCGATTGATGTGGAGATGCCGCTGCGGCCGTGGAATCGCAACTATATGGGAGTGCAGTTTGGCGGGTCGCTGTTCGCGCTGACCGACCCGTTTTACATGATTATGCTGGCTACAAATCTGGGGCCGGAGTTTGTGGTCTGGGATAAGGCGGCTTCGATACGTTACAAAAAGCCTGGATTGGGGCAGGTTCGCGCAGAGTTTCGTCTGACGGCGGAGCGATTGGAGGAGGTTCGGGCGTTGTTGGAGGCGGAGGGGCGGACGGATGTTCGGTTTTTGGTGGAGGTGAAGGACGATGCGGGGGGAGTGGTCGCGGAGGTGGAGCGGGTGATCTACTGCGCAACGAAAAAAACGCATGAGGAGAGAAAAAAAATGCGGGATGGTGGCGGGGGATAA
- the dacB gene encoding D-alanyl-D-alanine carboxypeptidase/D-alanyl-D-alanine endopeptidase, which yields MAQTIAGLLEEIAVARDHWGIAVVAMDGAPIYSLNEGQLFQPASNAKLFTTAAAMALLGAKTTYQTKVLARGVFGDGGKLTGHLVLIGNGDANLSGRVLPYVAPVPGQKPDASESGPAPLRYLEEMADQIAATGLKSLRGDVIGDDTVFPWEPYAQDWAIDDAVWGYGAPVSALSINDNQIKVTVTPGDAVGAPASVVIDPAMPYYTLDVAMTTGAAKSGSTVQMERAPGSKVLRIYGAIGLHGRPDVEEIAIQDPAAYAAIALKGMLEARGVHVTGEARARHRVLLDTESFSRESGAVVDAATKEVSPQQRIEPADDAAFGIAATGEERTLASHASAALSEDVVVTNKESQNLHAELLLRQLGLARGRDGTIAQGARVVREFLVNAGVDKDDFAFLDGSGLSGHDLVTPRATARLLQYASGQTWFADWKSSLPVGGVDGSLEGRFTKASLMGKVFAKTGTLGEARALSGYVECASGRMVIFSIMVGNHLPQVHADREVMDKIVEAIAAAN from the coding sequence TTGGCACAGACGATTGCCGGGTTGTTGGAGGAGATCGCGGTGGCGCGGGATCACTGGGGCATTGCAGTAGTAGCAATGGACGGCGCACCGATCTATTCGTTGAACGAAGGACAGCTCTTTCAGCCGGCTAGTAATGCGAAGTTGTTTACTACTGCAGCGGCGATGGCTCTGCTGGGAGCGAAGACGACCTACCAGACGAAGGTGCTGGCGCGCGGAGTTTTTGGCGATGGTGGAAAGCTGACGGGACATCTCGTGCTAATCGGAAACGGAGATGCGAATCTGTCGGGCCGCGTCTTGCCGTATGTGGCGCCGGTGCCCGGGCAGAAGCCCGATGCGTCGGAGTCAGGCCCTGCTCCGTTGCGGTATCTGGAGGAGATGGCGGACCAGATCGCGGCGACGGGACTGAAGAGTCTGCGGGGAGATGTGATTGGGGACGACACAGTGTTTCCCTGGGAGCCTTATGCGCAGGACTGGGCCATCGACGATGCCGTGTGGGGATATGGCGCACCGGTGTCGGCTCTGTCGATCAACGATAACCAAATCAAGGTAACGGTGACACCCGGAGATGCGGTGGGTGCGCCGGCGAGTGTGGTGATCGATCCGGCGATGCCTTATTACACGCTGGATGTTGCAATGACTACTGGAGCGGCGAAGAGTGGGAGCACGGTGCAGATGGAACGCGCTCCTGGGTCCAAGGTGTTGCGAATATACGGAGCGATTGGTTTGCACGGGCGGCCGGATGTGGAGGAGATTGCGATTCAGGATCCGGCGGCGTATGCGGCGATAGCGCTGAAGGGAATGCTGGAGGCTCGCGGGGTTCATGTGACCGGAGAGGCCAGGGCGCGGCATCGGGTGTTGCTGGATACGGAGAGCTTCAGTCGCGAGTCGGGCGCGGTTGTGGATGCTGCCACGAAGGAGGTGTCGCCGCAGCAGAGGATTGAACCGGCGGATGATGCGGCTTTTGGAATAGCTGCTACGGGAGAGGAGAGGACTCTGGCGAGTCACGCGTCCGCTGCGCTTTCTGAGGATGTCGTAGTGACGAATAAGGAGAGCCAGAATCTGCATGCGGAGTTGTTGCTTCGGCAACTTGGCCTGGCGCGTGGAAGAGATGGGACGATCGCGCAAGGGGCGCGGGTGGTGCGGGAGTTTCTTGTGAACGCGGGTGTCGATAAGGATGATTTCGCCTTCCTCGATGGGTCGGGGTTGAGCGGGCATGATTTGGTGACGCCGCGGGCGACGGCGCGGTTGCTGCAGTATGCGAGCGGGCAGACGTGGTTTGCTGACTGGAAGAGCAGCCTGCCTGTTGGCGGAGTGGATGGGTCGCTGGAGGGGCGATTTACGAAGGCTTCGCTGATGGGGAAGGTGTTTGCGAAGACGGGGACGCTGGGGGAGGCGCGGGCTTTGAGTGGGTATGTGGAGTGTGCGAGTGGGCGGATGGTGATCTTTTCGATCATGGTGGGGAATCATCTGCCGCAGGTTCATGCAGACCGCGAGGTGATGGACAAGATCGTGGAGGCGATTGCGGCAGCGAATTGA
- a CDS encoding acyltransferase family protein, which translates to MAGVSGAAPLWQFLTFTVNLFFVDFSQHAFSHVWSLCVEEHFYLVLPLLVIWLMRRPSLRRTVFVIGGVILFGICFRGYKLLPLIAPPGWSGREVPDDFGIFYYRYLYYPTYSRLDGLVVGVTLALVRIFRPEWWSWLARRGHAAMVAGIALTGAVCWMFRDDAMADATKIAAWGTVIGFPLLAVGLGLLVVSSVSRDGWLSRFSVPGSRLLATLAFSLYLTHKEVAHLDRSYLPSLTASPDWKTVVVYAVTCLVAAGVLYGLVERPFMVLRDRFERRAAERVDAEMLREPAL; encoded by the coding sequence ATGGCGGGAGTCTCCGGTGCTGCCCCCCTATGGCAGTTTTTGACGTTCACGGTCAATCTGTTCTTCGTCGACTTTAGCCAACATGCTTTTTCGCATGTCTGGTCGCTATGTGTGGAGGAGCATTTTTATCTGGTGCTTCCGCTATTGGTGATCTGGTTGATGCGAAGGCCGTCTTTGCGCAGGACGGTCTTTGTCATCGGTGGCGTGATTCTGTTTGGGATCTGCTTTCGTGGCTACAAGCTGCTTCCTCTGATTGCGCCGCCGGGATGGAGTGGACGCGAGGTGCCGGACGACTTCGGGATTTTTTACTACCGCTATCTGTACTACCCAACGTACTCGCGGCTGGATGGACTGGTGGTTGGGGTGACGTTGGCGCTGGTGCGGATCTTCCGGCCGGAATGGTGGTCCTGGCTGGCGCGCAGAGGTCATGCGGCGATGGTTGCAGGGATCGCGCTTACAGGGGCGGTCTGCTGGATGTTTCGAGACGATGCGATGGCCGATGCGACGAAGATTGCGGCGTGGGGGACGGTAATTGGATTCCCGCTGCTCGCGGTTGGGTTGGGTTTGCTGGTGGTTTCGAGCGTTAGCCGCGATGGGTGGCTGAGCAGGTTTTCAGTGCCTGGGTCGCGTTTGCTGGCTACGCTCGCATTCAGTCTTTATCTGACGCATAAAGAAGTCGCGCATCTGGATCGCAGCTACCTGCCCTCACTCACAGCCTCTCCGGATTGGAAGACGGTGGTCGTTTATGCGGTGACGTGCCTGGTGGCGGCTGGTGTGTTGTACGGATTGGTGGAGCGCCCGTTCATGGTGCTTCGGGATCGCTTCGAACGGCGAGCTGCAGAAAGAGTCGATGCGGAGATGCTTCGTGAGCCGGCTTTGTAG
- a CDS encoding PilZ domain-containing protein, with amino-acid sequence MIGSAVLASRDGHDLWEAGVDKFEGQVDSQFDGHAEQEEQKDQKERRSVAVEGIVERREHTRYAVDAWAEVMVKDGTMLFRGRVLDVSQGGCYIETEARLRLTPGTPVEIIFRAHDRVLRCEGTSRMVRTRGAGFLFEMMSAKVRTELEGLIAELSGERG; translated from the coding sequence ATGATTGGATCAGCCGTTCTCGCTTCGCGGGATGGGCACGATCTCTGGGAGGCGGGCGTGGACAAGTTCGAGGGTCAAGTCGATAGCCAGTTCGATGGCCATGCGGAGCAGGAAGAGCAGAAGGATCAGAAGGAGCGGCGAAGTGTTGCGGTGGAGGGAATCGTCGAGCGGCGGGAGCATACGCGCTACGCCGTAGATGCGTGGGCCGAGGTGATGGTGAAGGATGGAACGATGCTGTTTCGCGGGCGGGTGCTCGATGTGAGTCAGGGTGGGTGCTACATCGAAACAGAAGCCCGTCTGCGACTAACTCCGGGCACGCCGGTGGAGATTATCTTTCGGGCGCATGACCGTGTGCTACGGTGCGAAGGGACCAGCAGGATGGTGAGGACGCGCGGGGCGGGTTTCTTGTTCGAGATGATGAGCGCCAAGGTGCGGACTGAGCTGGAGGGGTTGATCGCGGAGCTTAGTGGCGAGCGAGGATAG
- a CDS encoding TMEM175 family protein, whose amino-acid sequence MPRHHLATPARLEAFSDGVIAVIITIMVLELKVPHQNGISGLYAVLPTLAVYAISFAFTGIYWINHHHLVHRTEEADELVLYANLVFLFCLSLLPFFTSYVLEKKLDSFSVFLYIASMIFTGFSFLLLRLSIARRLRIANKLEAQDTSVQRKNQLSLFVYLVALSIAFSHPHVALGLCAFVTIIWITPTVGVKSTEDLDNTHFNRD is encoded by the coding sequence ATGCCCCGCCATCACCTAGCCACTCCAGCCCGCCTCGAAGCCTTCTCCGACGGAGTCATCGCCGTCATCATCACTATCATGGTGCTTGAGCTCAAGGTCCCCCACCAAAACGGCATCTCCGGCCTCTATGCCGTCCTCCCTACCCTGGCCGTCTACGCCATCTCCTTTGCCTTCACCGGCATTTACTGGATCAACCACCACCACCTCGTCCACCGCACCGAAGAGGCCGACGAGCTCGTCCTCTACGCCAACCTCGTCTTCCTCTTCTGCCTCTCGCTCCTCCCCTTCTTCACCTCCTACGTGCTCGAGAAAAAGCTCGACTCTTTCTCCGTCTTTCTCTACATCGCCTCGATGATCTTCACAGGCTTCAGCTTCCTTCTTCTGCGTCTCTCCATCGCTCGCCGTCTCCGCATCGCCAACAAACTCGAGGCGCAGGACACCTCCGTCCAGCGCAAGAACCAGCTCTCCCTCTTCGTCTATCTTGTCGCCTTATCCATTGCCTTCTCGCACCCCCACGTGGCCCTCGGCCTCTGCGCCTTCGTCACGATCATCTGGATCACCCCCACCGTAGGGGTCAAGTCAACCGAAGACCTCGACAACACCCACTTCAACCGCGATTAG
- a CDS encoding YybH family protein: MPLRSSLRLAAVFLVLLAPVTLPAQTEPLHTATRQELDVIKVLLAQEAAWNRGDLTAFASGYKDSPDTLFITHQISRGYAGLLDQYKRDYPSRAAMGNLTFSDLEVHTLDENFAVCIGKYHLDRGKKDGGNAGGIFSLVFEKTTDGWKIVIDHTT; this comes from the coding sequence ATGCCACTGCGTTCCTCTCTCCGCCTTGCTGCCGTCTTCCTCGTCCTTCTCGCGCCGGTCACCCTACCCGCACAGACCGAGCCACTCCACACAGCCACCCGCCAGGAGCTCGACGTTATCAAGGTCCTCCTCGCCCAGGAGGCTGCCTGGAATCGCGGCGATCTCACCGCCTTCGCCAGCGGCTACAAAGACTCCCCCGACACTCTCTTCATCACTCACCAGATCTCCCGCGGCTACGCTGGCCTGCTCGATCAGTACAAGCGCGACTACCCCAGCCGCGCCGCCATGGGCAACCTCACCTTCTCCGATCTCGAGGTCCACACGCTCGATGAAAACTTCGCCGTCTGCATCGGCAAGTATCATCTTGACCGCGGCAAAAAAGATGGCGGCAACGCCGGAGGCATCTTCTCCCTCGTCTTCGAAAAGACGACCGACGGCTGGAAGATCGTCATCGACCACACCACGTAG
- the frr gene encoding ribosome recycling factor: MASAMAGIEALKGTHQQLKAKMESTVEDFRGHLLSARTGRANVHMLDQIKVDYYGTDTPVAQMGQVSTPEPTLILVQPYDAGMVSAIEKAIRTSGTGLNPMTDGKVIRVPVPPMTEERRKDVVKQLNKTLEDHKTAIRNIRRDGNDQIKKAAKDKLISADDEKRANEEVQQLTDVEIKRVEELFKAKEKEIMTV; this comes from the coding sequence ATGGCATCGGCAATGGCAGGGATCGAGGCGTTAAAAGGTACGCATCAGCAGCTGAAGGCGAAGATGGAGAGCACGGTCGAAGACTTCCGTGGACATCTGCTGTCGGCGCGGACGGGGCGGGCAAATGTGCACATGCTCGACCAGATCAAAGTGGATTACTACGGCACGGATACCCCGGTGGCCCAGATGGGGCAGGTCTCTACGCCCGAGCCGACGCTGATCCTTGTGCAGCCTTATGACGCCGGGATGGTATCGGCGATCGAGAAGGCGATTCGCACTTCGGGAACGGGGCTGAATCCGATGACCGATGGCAAGGTGATTCGCGTGCCGGTGCCCCCGATGACCGAGGAGCGGCGCAAGGATGTGGTGAAGCAGTTGAACAAGACGCTGGAGGACCATAAGACTGCGATCCGCAACATTCGTCGCGATGGAAACGACCAGATCAAGAAGGCCGCGAAGGACAAGCTGATCTCGGCCGATGATGAAAAGCGGGCGAACGAAGAGGTTCAGCAGCTGACCGACGTGGAGATCAAGCGAGTGGAAGAGCTGTTCAAGGCAAAGGAAAAAGAGATCATGACGGTCTGA
- a CDS encoding cysteine dioxygenase, translating to MIDISAFATGLSEIPEQQFTDNAVLEYMRENPVSIASLHPYLYFSPERYTRNLILHTPLFDLIAICWDIGQKSRIHNHTNQRCWMGIAFGKVQVQNYRLVHQDASTRFCELAPTDRYIIDADNPAEVDSDEPIHLVVNPPAFGSRAVTLHIYSRPFDECQVYDLSSKSYETVSLSNTSERGLITSSLAVEKVGLA from the coding sequence ATGATTGACATCAGCGCCTTCGCCACCGGCCTAAGCGAAATCCCGGAACAGCAGTTTACCGACAACGCCGTGCTCGAGTATATGCGTGAGAATCCGGTCTCCATCGCGAGTTTGCATCCCTATCTCTACTTCAGCCCTGAGCGCTACACCCGAAATCTCATTCTTCATACACCGCTCTTCGATCTCATCGCTATCTGCTGGGACATCGGGCAGAAGAGCAGGATTCACAATCACACGAACCAGCGCTGTTGGATGGGCATCGCCTTCGGCAAGGTACAGGTGCAGAACTACCGCCTCGTTCACCAGGACGCCTCGACGCGTTTCTGTGAACTCGCCCCCACCGACCGCTACATCATCGACGCTGACAATCCTGCCGAGGTCGACTCTGACGAACCGATCCATCTTGTCGTCAATCCGCCTGCGTTCGGCTCCCGCGCAGTCACACTTCATATCTACTCACGCCCCTTCGATGAGTGTCAGGTCTACGATCTCAGCTCCAAAAGCTACGAGACTGTCAGCCTCTCCAACACCAGCGAACGCGGTCTTATCACCTCCAGTCTTGCCGTCGAGAAGGTAGGTCTTGCCTGA
- a CDS encoding ArsR/SmtB family transcription factor → MARATTTSDSFNAVAEPRRREILSYLAGAERPVGEIVAALGLEQPSVSKHLRVLRDVGLVRMRCQGRQKLYRTNAEAIRPMHEWAATFERYWQHQLLRVKELAEATVGRGSADWNADSKTPGSKPPDSKP, encoded by the coding sequence ATGGCAAGGGCGACCACCACTTCGGACAGTTTCAATGCGGTTGCTGAGCCTCGGCGGCGGGAGATTTTGAGCTATCTTGCCGGGGCCGAGCGGCCGGTTGGAGAGATTGTGGCTGCTCTTGGCCTGGAACAGCCTTCGGTCTCCAAGCATCTGCGGGTGCTGCGCGACGTGGGGCTGGTTCGGATGCGTTGCCAGGGTCGCCAGAAGCTGTACCGAACCAACGCCGAGGCGATACGGCCAATGCACGAGTGGGCTGCAACGTTTGAGCGGTACTGGCAGCACCAGTTGCTTCGCGTGAAGGAGCTGGCGGAGGCTACGGTCGGCCGGGGCTCGGCAGATTGGAACGCAGACTCAAAAACACCGGGCTCAAAACCACCAGACTCAAAACCATAA
- the folP gene encoding dihydropteroate synthase, with protein MPFTRRTHHDWHLRTRILPLGARTVIMGILNVTPDSFSDGGYFYSHQHAPERALAQALKMLEEGAEILDIGGESTRPNATQLSADEEQSRILPVLESILKEKPGTLLSIDTFHATTARRALEAGAEIINDVSGHLWDPDMSKTCAQSGCGAILMHTRGRPQEWPSLPPLAPEAVLPLILTGLAERLESATAAGVQRNKIVLDPGFGFGKRLDENYPLLAHFDQLNRFDLPILAGISRKGFLAHTLAQSPSLSVLLEGATPSMDDRLQASTAANVAAILAGARILRTHDVRPTVEAAAIADQILAAH; from the coding sequence ATGCCCTTCACCCGTCGCACCCATCACGACTGGCACCTCCGCACCCGCATCCTCCCACTCGGCGCGCGAACCGTCATCATGGGCATCCTCAACGTCACGCCCGACTCCTTCTCCGACGGTGGCTACTTCTACTCTCACCAACACGCCCCCGAGCGAGCCCTCGCCCAGGCACTGAAGATGCTCGAAGAAGGCGCCGAGATCCTCGATATAGGCGGAGAATCCACCCGTCCCAACGCCACGCAGCTCTCCGCAGACGAAGAACAATCCCGCATCCTCCCCGTCCTCGAATCCATCCTCAAAGAAAAACCCGGCACCCTCCTCTCCATCGACACCTTCCACGCCACCACCGCTCGCCGTGCCCTCGAAGCCGGAGCCGAGATCATCAACGACGTCAGTGGTCACCTCTGGGACCCCGATATGTCCAAAACCTGCGCCCAGTCAGGTTGCGGAGCCATTCTCATGCACACCCGAGGCCGCCCCCAGGAGTGGCCGAGTCTTCCCCCACTGGCGCCCGAAGCAGTCCTGCCTCTGATTCTCACCGGCCTAGCCGAGCGCCTCGAATCCGCGACCGCAGCGGGCGTCCAACGCAACAAGATCGTCCTCGACCCAGGCTTCGGCTTCGGCAAACGCCTCGACGAAAACTATCCACTTCTGGCGCACTTCGACCAACTCAACCGGTTCGATCTACCAATCCTTGCCGGCATCTCGCGCAAGGGCTTTCTCGCCCACACTCTGGCCCAAAGCCCCAGCCTGTCGGTTCTTCTCGAAGGCGCAACCCCTTCGATGGACGACCGCCTTCAGGCCTCCACCGCAGCCAACGTAGCGGCCATCCTCGCTGGAGCGCGCATCCTCCGTACCCATGACGTCCGCCCTACCGTCGAAGCTGCCGCCATCGCGGATCAGATCCTCGCTGCGCATTAA
- a CDS encoding SRPBCC family protein: MMIATDKTLEDITFTINQEIHVKAPLDVTFAALLEQLGPGNETTDGKSLNMKIEAWPGGRWYRDLGDGNGHFWANVQAIKRPSLLEFAGPLFASFPLVNNVQYRLSEVAGGTLITFKHTALGLLTEKDKAGMPNGWNSMHERVRKHAEAARR, translated from the coding sequence ATGATGATTGCTACTGACAAGACGCTCGAAGACATCACTTTTACGATCAACCAGGAGATCCACGTGAAAGCGCCGCTGGATGTAACCTTTGCCGCGCTGCTGGAGCAGCTGGGCCCCGGCAATGAGACAACCGACGGCAAGTCGCTGAACATGAAGATTGAAGCGTGGCCTGGGGGCAGGTGGTACCGCGACCTGGGCGATGGCAATGGGCACTTCTGGGCCAATGTGCAGGCGATCAAGCGGCCTTCGCTGCTGGAGTTCGCTGGTCCGTTGTTCGCGTCGTTCCCGCTGGTGAACAACGTGCAGTATCGGCTGAGTGAAGTCGCTGGGGGAACGCTGATCACCTTCAAGCACACGGCGCTCGGCTTGCTGACGGAGAAAGACAAGGCAGGGATGCCGAACGGCTGGAATTCGATGCATGAGCGTGTTCGCAAGCACGCCGAGGCAGCGCGCCGATAG
- a CDS encoding acyltransferase family protein, which produces MTRSNLQRLPGLDTLRAAAIVAVMSYHLKSSLPESMAVVAQFGWMGVDLFFVLSGYLIGMQLLKPYASGDRPSIRSFYRRRAYRILPAYLLVLWIYLVFPAWRESPVLPPYGSF; this is translated from the coding sequence ATGACAAGATCGAACTTACAGCGATTGCCGGGGCTGGACACGTTGCGGGCGGCTGCGATCGTGGCTGTAATGTCGTATCACCTGAAATCATCTCTTCCGGAGAGCATGGCAGTTGTTGCGCAGTTTGGCTGGATGGGTGTCGACCTGTTCTTTGTGTTGAGCGGGTATCTGATCGGGATGCAGCTGCTGAAGCCCTACGCGTCTGGCGATCGGCCTTCGATTCGGAGTTTTTACCGTCGGAGAGCCTATCGGATTCTTCCCGCGTATCTTCTTGTTTTGTGGATCTATCTTGTGTTTCCTGCATGGCGGGAGTCTCCGGTGCTGCCCCCCTATGGCAGTTTTTGA